In one window of Prevotella fusca JCM 17724 DNA:
- a CDS encoding DUF2589 domain-containing protein, which translates to MGVTGKTISALQGLPFNNLIGGPLNACILAQAEAAQTTVNFIQEVGLNQLEDGTKEAIYVYFNFIQNGRKVTISVPLLTILPIPYIAINSIDINFKATVTGVENSSFTDEYSSEYKRDYTRNTKRWFKRKTTSLQTSYSSKHDSKSTRDSSFSIETTIDVAVHAGQESMPAGMAKILEMLGAAMDLCSPDGELTVNDTMFYVEKGKTAKVIAQYKTPAGLYDSSGITCSNGAAGTENKMEKTKEFELAVGAHKILYGDAHAIEIKVAESAAPVAPAQPK; encoded by the coding sequence ATGGGAGTAACTGGTAAAACTATCAGCGCGTTGCAAGGACTTCCTTTTAACAACTTAATTGGTGGACCGTTGAATGCTTGTATCTTGGCACAGGCAGAGGCAGCACAGACTACGGTGAATTTCATTCAGGAGGTGGGTCTGAATCAATTGGAGGATGGCACGAAGGAGGCTATCTATGTGTACTTTAACTTTATACAGAATGGACGAAAAGTGACCATCAGCGTGCCCCTGCTGACGATTCTTCCTATTCCGTATATTGCTATCAATTCTATTGACATCAACTTCAAGGCAACTGTAACTGGTGTTGAAAACTCTTCTTTTACTGATGAATACTCAAGTGAGTATAAGAGGGATTACACAAGAAACACAAAGAGATGGTTTAAGAGAAAGACAACCAGTCTGCAGACTTCTTATTCTTCTAAGCACGATTCCAAGAGTACGCGCGATTCATCATTCAGTATTGAAACCACGATAGACGTGGCTGTACATGCCGGTCAGGAGTCTATGCCTGCAGGTATGGCAAAGATTCTTGAAATGTTAGGTGCTGCAATGGATCTCTGCTCACCAGATGGAGAGTTGACTGTAAACGATACCATGTTCTATGTGGAGAAAGGCAAGACAGCAAAGGTTATCGCACAGTATAAGACACCTGCTGGACTGTATGATTCTTCTGGTATCACCTGCTCGAATGGTGCTGCGGGTACGGAAAATAAGATGGAGAAGACGAAGGAGTTTGAACTGGCTGTAGGTGCTCATAAGATTCTATATGGTGATGCACATGCAATAGAGATAAAGGTTGCAGAGTCAGCCGCACCTGTTGCTCCTGCTCAGCCGAAGTAA